The genomic region TAGCATGGTATAAATAGTCTAGTTTTAGTTTTAGCAGCTCAAATGTCTGTTATTGATTGAGAACTAGTAGCTTGCAACTAGGCAGAATTGGATTTGAGGAGCAGAAAATGAACTAGGCTAGTTGTGAAGTTGATTTCTTGGCAAAACAATGCATGAAGCCAAGCCAAGCATGATTGTTCAAGATGATGAAATCTTGGAGCCAGAACTGGCACCCTTGCGGTATTTCCTGGAAATTCCCATCTCGGAAGGGTGCAAGAATAAACATCTGTTAGGGTGATGTAAAGCCATTTTCGTGGCAAACCAACCCACACGTACACCTGTGCAAGTTGATCCTACTGACTAATATTGCTTTAGACGAAAAATGGGAGAAGGGCGTCCTCGTGATTCCTTATTCCCTGTTTGGGAGAACGCTGAATTCttgtctctcttttctttgccAATAATTGGAAAGAAAAGTTGATTGGCATGTGATGATTGGACGTAGATGGATGTCCATTCCATCCGATATGTCTCTCACCAAACAAATCCCAACTTTTTCATTAGCAAGGAAAGGAGGCTCTGGtggactttttctttttttcattttaattattttggaGTGCAAAATTCGTTTTGTGTTTCTAAGTTTCGTAGGCAGGTTCCAGGCCCTGCTTTAGTGTCTAATCTCTTTTATAGAATTTCCAACTCCATATTGGCCCCATTCCTCGATCCTTTGATTTGACACTTTCTCCCCTTTTCTTATCTTATTTATACAATTGCTCTTCAATTTTAAGGTTTCAAACACATTgattcaataaataaatttatttgtgaggctaattttattttgtaagagcataatattttaaaaaaatctttaaattatttaaaaattttaaataaatttatatatttttattaagattaattaagtttttatatttttaattaaaatattatttattattatatatcacGTGATGTTAACATAACATGTTAACatgttataattaataataatataaaatattaaaatattataattaattataaatgatatgttaatttgatatgataatatattaatttaaaaatatcaacGTTAATGTCAtgtggatataaaatgacaaataatattttaattataaaatttaatttattttaaaataaaaaacaaaagtatgatagaacataaaaaaagaataaaatttatttaaagaattcaaaaaaattttagaacattatggtttttttttttaaaaaaaataaagaattcaTAGTTCAATACCAACAGTTCATcatggaagaaataaaaaaaataacctcGAAAGacaatgaaaaaatatttaactcgAGGTCTAAATTACAAAAGCACATGATAAATGTATGtatactttcttttattgaaaaattatacaGATTGATTgcaccaaaataaaaatttatgagATGAATGAATTCACAAATGTTATAATTACGAACAAAAGCTGActaattaaatgtttattttaaatgagaaTTAATACTGATTTCAAGACAAGTATCtagttttaaaagaaaacggaaaaagaaaaacttgataTTATTGATAAAGGCGGCCCACCACGTGCTCAAACCGAAAACCTTAACATTGCTCATTCATGGTAGGGGGAAATTTCATTTTGGGGCAATGGAACAAGAATAATTAGTGTTCGCACCAATGAGAAAAAGTAATTACAAATAAGGAAATCATGAATCTTATAATTATTAGATAATCACCATCTTATCCCTAATTAAATTGCTTTTCTCTACTCATCCTTTAAACTCCAagtttgaagaagaagaaaaagagctATCGGAAGAGAGAACATTATTAATAAAGTCAATAGTAGTCGTTTCATTTGTCAAAAATAACTTAGTTAATGTTGAAATTGATCAAATAACCTGACTTGGCATGCTATGTCTAGATCTCAAGCCAAATAGATAAGAGCATGATATATTGAGAACAAAAACAACCTCGTCAAATTAGATTCGACAATATTGAATCTAATCTAAATTGATTAGATCTGATTTAACAATTATTGAGTTTTGTTTTATCGTGTTTTGCTTTTCTAGACGGTAAATTAATATTGTGATGGACCATTATTGTCAATGCAACCAATGTCGAGACGTCGACTTTGACAGCTTTGATTCTCTCTCTTACTATTGGCTAAGGTTAAAGATgagaaatttagaaaaaatgataaaattataaatgcaAGTAtcctttttaataattatatatcaaCTTATTCCCCTCctagtaattatttttatctcattAAAGTGCAAACCCTCAAATATTCTTGGTTCCATTGCCTCATTTTGAAATTCCCCTCTTTTAACAAGGGGAAAATGAAGTCATCTAATGCAAGTAAAGGTTTTGTCTGCTTTTGCAACACTCTTTTGCCTTTTGCCTCTCGTCTGATCATtaatgaaaggaaaagagggCTAGCCTTTGGTTTATCATGCTGGATTACACCTGTAAATTCCTTTTAGTGGTTGATTGATTGTCTTTAAACCAAACTCACCACTCACACAAATACATACAATGGAAAGAGCTTGCTTTCATCATTTCATGTTATATTTATGCCCAATTTTTTCCTTGAATGAATCTTTTAAGCAATCCTCACATCTTTGTGGAATTTGGCCATCATACGCAATGAAATGATGtgaataaataaaactatTATCATTTCGGGTAAAAGATTTTcatttcttgaaaaagaaCCAACCAACAAAAGCCAgcctcattttcattttttttttggtatatttTGTGTTTCTAATATCCCATTTTTCCCCCACTATCTTTCATAACTCGATATTTTCCCCCTTCCTCCCAAAATCTTCTCCTTCAAAAAAGGGGCTAAAAATACAATTAGGAAAAGGACCTTAAGCTTTTCACTGCCCCATAGACTAGACCCTAGAAAggccaaaaagaaaagcagaatagagagagagagagaggggaaaACGATTGAAACTCCGAATGCCTACGTGGCTCGCCTTAGATCCACCACGACTACGCTAACGTTGTCTGTACTATGCCTGGCCAGCGCTAGCTTTGTCAGCAGCATGGACGCGTCAGTGCACGCCTTGTCCGAGATCTCTCCCATTGTGGATCCTAAAACCGCCTCCCGTTCCACTCCTTCCGCCGGCGAAGACGGCGGCGCGTGCAGATTACCCTTCCCCCTCAAACACATACGCGCCACCCCGCACGCGGTATCATTCGACACAACATCCCATAAACCGTCGCTCGCAAGGATCAAACAATCATCCTCCGCCGCCCGGTCCGTGATCATAACCTCCGGCTCACAGCTCACGTAAGGTTTCAAGTAGTTATCGCCTGTGTTCGCAGACAATGTTTTCAAGTGAGCGGCGTACGATAAGGAAATGGTGCAATCATGCAATCGTGCTCCAGTGGGTAAGAGAATGAATCCGAAACTTTTACCTATGGCTCGAGACATTGCGAGAACCCCGAGGACCCGAGGGCCGTCCCAATAAATGACCCGACCGCCTGCTGCTTGGATCCGGTTCAGCTCATCCGGACGATCCGGCTGTTAACATGAATCAAAAGAGCTTTAGTCACATTGCTATATTACGgtttaataaaaacattatttatttttcaatactTCGTTGTTAAAAACCGCCTAAACAAATCCCTGCCGTAGGATTCAGAAGAGCTCATTGTTTCCGCATGATACGCATGAAGATAATGCACCAAAATGCTCTTCCACGTTTTAGCTTCTTAAGCTGTTAACAGCCTAGAAACTAAACGGGTAACCAAAAAGGgccagaaaagaaaagggggtGATTTTGGACACAATCAAGTCTAGTTTCTTAAAGAAGTCGTTTGGTTAACTGGAAACtcaaaaagaaggaaaattggaaatttttgaatcATTCTATCTGTTATCTTGTCTCTAGCCTTAAATCACATGATTAATAAAACATGATTACAGAGAGAGAACgaccattttcttttttgttgggAGCAGTTTCTCAGAAACCAAACAGGcaaaaggagagagagaacGAGCTAAAGTGCTAACCTTGTGATCAGACGATAAAGGAACGGGCTTGCCGTTACGACACAGAACAGCTCTAGAATCACCACAGTTAGCAACAATAATCTTATCAGGCGTTACGATAGCGACAACGGCTGTAGATCCAACAGCATCGCACTCGGGGGACTGTAACTCGCAACGGCAATTAGCTCCAACCACGCTCTCGTTCCACTTGATCACTTCTTTATCCATGCGCGTGAAGCTACGCTCCATCGCACCTTTCCATTCCTCCTCCTCACCCTGCAACTCTTCTTTCACCAGCTCATGTAACCGCTCTCTGCATCTCATCGCCACCTAACAAACAGCAACAACCAAAACCGccaaaaaatttttcaattttccccataaaagaaaaggaatgactgatctttttatttaaattttttaaattacaagACTCGTACGTGAGAGCAACCGTGGCCATCGTAGACGCCAAAATAGTGAAACCCAGTGGCCGCAGAGAACTGGCCTTGGCGCTGAAACGACGGGTGAATAGCGACGGCGTCTTCCATGTCTCTTCGCCTTCCACAAACCGAAGCGACGCCGAATTTCGGATATAACTCTGAATCGGTTACAGGCGACAAAAGGGCAGGGCTCGAGTGACTTTTCACTATCGCTCCTTTCGTTTTCGATCTTTCGTTTTTAACTTTTACCTTTTGTTTATTCCCGTCTTCATCGGATACAGAATTGTCAACAGCGTTTTCACAGTCTAGAGACAATGAGGCTGTGTAAATTTGGAGCTTCTGGCGTTTCCGGCCGTTCTCAGCCTCTGATGGAGCCACGTCAGTGACGAATTTTATCCGTCTAATCTCCATTCTACGTTTCCTGGCTGCACGTGAACTTGGCTCGCACGGAGCTGATGCTTCGCCTTCGCTCACCATTCCGCAGCAGATCTCCGCCATTACAACAACTAAAACCACCCcattatcatcaaaatttctggTAAGAAATCTCGAAACCTCTTTTTcttgcaattttttttcttaattacgcttttctttttaaaaaatcaacgTAAAATCGAATGcgaaaatgaaatgaaaagaacGCTCGCGCGCTCCATTGAGGGAGGATTTTAAAAGGAAGAGGCTTTCGGTTTCAGTGGGAGGATGGAAGCTCCTTTTTGTGTCGCCACGGGCAGGCTGCCCGTCACCGTCACGGGCAGACCGAAAAGAGGTAGTACTGTTTTGTACCGTGACGCAGTGCTCTTTTCCCTAAATGAACTCATCTTCACCGTTGATCTCACTTCTCCCTTCCCTTTCAAAACCACCACGTGTTGCCTCTAATAGCGTTACCCTCTTACGTGGCCCAATCAAATATCAACAGCGCTATCAGAGGACCTTCCTTTCCTGACACGCATGTGGTCCTTTCCTAAGAcgttggtttttcttttaattgcccttttttgtgttttgaacttctttttgaGGTGAGatagaggaaaaagaaagagtctCCTCTTTTCGATTTCGAGTTGCTGTCCACGTGTCTCCATCGTGGAATACGAGAATGAGCCAcgattttttttcctctcgAAATTCCAACTTTATTCGGCTTAGGTTTTCGTGGCCCAATCAAATTTGTCTACGTATCCGTTgctgattttgacttgtgggTCCCGACGTCCACATCGTTGACGCTTATGTAGAATATCTAGAGCCCCCTTGGTCCTCAATCTCGAACGCGTGTCTACCCCGACCCGAATCAGTTAATTAATCACTTGACTTTAATTACAACATTTGCCCCAcagaatttattatttttgcagTTTGGCCCCCCAGGCCAAGGAAGAGGAACCCGAGCCGCTTTTGAACCTTTTACCGTACACAATTATGAGAGGGGAGGGGAGCATATTTTCAGGTAGGCAGCAACATAATCACACGAACTGGATTCTGCAGGGCACGTGGGGGATTAAGATTGGACAACGTGTGAACTGACAGAGAGGACAGTACGGGATAATGGGGCCACAGGTGAGGTAACCTGTAGACAAAGGTACACGTGTAACGTCAAGCTGGCAAGCAAAGTTGGAAGTAGAAACAGGGGGAGCGGGGGTTGCATGAAGTCGACACATtggaaaaaaaaggggaaatgTTGCCACGTGATTTCTGggagtgaaaaaaaaaataaagaaaaactgaggACCAGAGACAGAGTAGACAACTAGGGGGAAGAGAAAAAAACCTTTAACAAAAAAGAGTTTACttcaatcaaatcaaaatggGGAATGTTTGGTTAGTTAGGTTGGTTTTGGTTTCACGtccatcttcttcttctgtgAAATTGAAACCCTACCAAACTTTCTtctccataaaaaaaaaaatgatacaaGAAGAAGCGAAATTCCTTCTTTTCCGTTTGCAGGAAAACAGGGCCACGAAATGAGGAAAGAAAGGGGAGTGTATTCCTGTATCGTCCCACGTAAAGGGGGTCGAAGAAAACGAGAGACTTCTCTTGGGGGACGTAAAGGAAGTGACGCGTGACTAAAAGGGTTTGAAAGGATTAGGGAGGTGAGGTGGGAAGGGAGAGAGGGGTACGTGGAGTGAAGATCATGACACGTAGGGGGGGAAACGGAAAAAGAGGGCAGGTGAGTGTGTGTGTGtctgtgagagagagagagagagagagagggtgTTTGGCttagaaagaaagaacttCGAGGTAAGGGAGATTTGGAGGTGGGGGAGGGGGTACGTGGTGAGAGTAGTTTTGTGCATGTTGGGCAGATTGCATGTAAGCGTAGATTTTAGGGCATGGTTTAGATTACATTTGGCACCGGTGACATAACCCACAGCATGCAAGAAAAACGGCGGGATTGTAGCTGTAGAAGTCTAGGAAGAGGGGTTTTGCAGTTGACACCTAAGATTGGTTGCAGGTTGTATCTGCTAGCCTAGAACAGAGGACTTAAGTTCAGGGAACTGGAGGATTTTGGGGGCTTTCTccgtttaaaaaaaaaagttgttggAGTTTAAAGGTCGTGGAAAATTAAAGCATTTAGATCATCTTTGATACTAGTAATGagaaattttttcataaagtACAATCACTCTGGAGAAGaacatggaaaaagaaaaacgaaaaaaaaaagcagctTAAAGTGCTACCCTGAACCGTCTTATTGACAAAAATAATACTGACTACATATATAATACACTTTGTCTGAGAGAAGTGAACTTGCATATATGGAGCTTAGGACTAAACAATGCTAAGCCTCCATTAATTAGtttaagtaaatatattttgtcgAAGAGCGAATCCCAATGAGAGTTTCCTTGTACCCGAAAGGGATGTTATTGATTTTCTGGAGAAAGTGATATGACCGTACACCAAggttaattttaaaacatagatgttatattaaaatagattcagcttatcattaatcaattaaatatttcaagccaaaaaaaaaaaaccttcttcttcttcattacGTTTGAAATATTGTTTGcagaatatatatattggaACCAAACTCCATCAAACTGATTGTCTGCTCAGTCTTACCTTAGTATAATGTAGCTCAGCTTCAACGTGGCTTCGGCACTGCACATTGATCGATGAATGACACGAGGGTTTCTCGAGTTATCGTCATGGGATTCAATATTTCAACACCAACAATATTAATTTGCTCTATTGATTTATCTACAGGCTCTTATTTTAATAGGTTTATGTCATGggaaatgaattttgaaagGGTATCCCTTTCCACTTGTCgttggtttcttttttcttatatacCGAAGGGGGAATTGAATTCTTGTAAGGAATGGACGACGTCTGAATGGACTTTTGTTAATAATGTCAACTtgagtatttttctttctctcacttTGCTTTTATGTGTGTCACAGAGGCAAATGTCCTAGGTCTCACGATGCTTACGTTCTTTTAGTCTAAAGCACTCTGGGCTGTTAAGAGTCTGGTTTGCTTGTGTATCTTGCACCACTCTCAATCAACCAGATGTAATCAATTCCTGGTTTAGAATCAGGCAATAAACCCTCAAAATCACACAATCCAGGGATTAGACTAGTGATCTTTGTTTGCTTTGCGTGTGAATTAATGTTACCAAGTTTCTCTGGTTTCGGTCAGGTTTCCTTTCCTAATTATTCTTAATCCTTCCGGGATTTGTCAAATTAACATTGTTCGGAGTTTTCAACTTTAGTCCTTCTCACTCTATTCCGTCCAGTGAAACTGGTTAAAGAATTACAAGTTTCCACATCATTGTACTCGCTTTCTTCACTTAGACAGCATCATCCATGCTGTCCTTAAAGATGGTGGAACATGTGCCATAACCGAATGATCTTTTTCTAGGAACACATCAGCTGGGTTCCCCCTCCGTTGCCCACAGAAAGATGAGGCCCCTCCTtttatcaaaatcatcaaGTTTTGGTTTGGTAAGTAATTAGGTGATTTGGTTACCGgaagaaattaatttaagagGGAAGGTAGGTGTCATGGTCACCAGTGgtagatttaaattttttttaaatgatgtcataattaaaaaaaatattaaaatgtataaattaaaagtttcaatttaatattttaaagtaaaaatatataaaaagattaTAATTGTCTACgataatttttcatattttgaaaacGTTGTATGATAACATCAGTAGAAACACTATAAATACAtctaataatattaaaattaaataaaatatgatcgTATATAGTAAATTATCGAATTCAATAAATTAGGTGAAATGAGTATACTGTAATTTTTCTCATTGTAAAAGTTACAAATGGAGAAATATTTCCCCCTCTTGTTTGTTGGGTGAAGATAAAGTTGAAGGGGGTGTTGTGTTTCTGTTACTTTTGTATTTTGCTCCTTTTATGTCGAAGAACAgttttctaaaataaaaaactatatgatagtttttaattcattgatcaaaactaaatataaacatctaaaaatcacataaaattaaataaaaaaatcaaataatcaatatctacaaaataaataaaaaaacttataattttaagatattatttgaaatgcaatattattttttattaactaaattataattatgaacttaaattattaaattaatcaaaaatatttagacataaaatatttaaaaatttaatttagattgaaaattataaaaacaattgaAGTCTAATTGAGTTAGTTTGAGAGATTGAAAAACACAACTAAGGATTGAGAAGAGAAAACCTCGAGTCTCTTGAATAGGacttgaatttttgaaaaaagaaagttgtttaagttttgactttttgaataaaatctttaattattgaatgaaaatattttatcttgtcatgtaatatttaaatattaatatataaataattttatgataaatttattttttaataatatttaaatattattaatatataaattttttaataaaattcaatttttgacGCTACTTCTTAcaaattgcaaaaaaaaatcaatcaattcattagtattattaaatatataaaattttaaataaataatatattaatgaaaaattggGTAGATTCTAATAGTACttgttattttaattcaaaaaacgTGTTTAGTAAGTTAAAAGAAGATTTGTGTACGAGCTTGCCCTGTGAAATGAGTGTGGAATCATTTTTCAAGGTACCATTCAGATTTGGTTGGTCGTTTCAACAAAGCCCAAAATATGCAAATACGGT from Theobroma cacao cultivar B97-61/B2 chromosome 9, Criollo_cocoa_genome_V2, whole genome shotgun sequence harbors:
- the LOC18590620 gene encoding probable protein phosphatase 2C 24 isoform X2, which codes for MAEICCGMVSEGEASAPCEPSSRAARKRRMEIRRIKFVTDVAPSEAENGRKRQKLQIYTASLSLDCENAVDNSVSDEDGNKQKVKVKNERSKTKGAIVKSHSSPALLSPVTDSELYPKFGVASVCGRRRDMEDAVAIHPSFQRQGQFSAATGFHYFGVYDGHGCSHVAMRCRERLHELVKEELQGEEEEWKGAMERSFTRMDKEVIKWNESVVGANCRCELQSPECDAVGSTAVVAIVTPDKIIVANCGDSRAVLCRNGKPVPLSSDHKPDRPDELNRIQAAGGRVIYWDGPRVLGVLAMSRAIGDNYLKPYVSCEPEVMITDRAAEDDCLILASDGLWDVVSNDTACGVARMCLRGKGNLHAPPSSPAEGVEREAVLGSTMGEISDKACTDASMLLTKLALARHSTDNVSVVVVDLRRAT
- the LOC18590620 gene encoding probable protein phosphatase 2C 24 isoform X1, which gives rise to MAEICCGMVSEGEASAPCEPSSRAARKRRMEIRRIKFVTDVAPSEAENGRKRQKLQIYTASLSLDCENAVDNSVSDEDGNKQKVKVKNERSKTKGAIVKSHSSPALLSPVTDSELYPKFGVASVCGRRRDMEDAVAIHPSFQRQGQFSAATGFHYFGVYDGHGCSHVAMRCRERLHELVKEELQGEEEEWKGAMERSFTRMDKEVIKWNESVVGANCRCELQSPECDAVGSTAVVAIVTPDKIIVANCGDSRAVLCRNGKPVPLSSDHKPDRPDELNRIQAAGGRVIYWDGPRVLGVLAMSRAIGKSFGFILLPTGARLHDCTISLSYAAHLKTLSANTGDNYLKPYVSCEPEVMITDRAAEDDCLILASDGLWDVVSNDTACGVARMCLRGKGNLHAPPSSPAEGVEREAVLGSTMGEISDKACTDASMLLTKLALARHSTDNVSVVVVDLRRAT